DNA from Cyprinus carpio isolate SPL01 chromosome B3, ASM1834038v1, whole genome shotgun sequence:
GCTCTAAAGAAAAGTAAAAACCCTGAATTACATTCATACAATCTGAAATAAGAAAATACATGCCTCATCACATCACTTGACAGTCAATCTGCATAAAGCTGTGATTTGCATTTGGTTGTCATGTGTGCTGAAATTTGTATATAAGAAAAAGGAAGGCTGACAAGTAAGTAATGCTGTGTGCATACTCATTTATCAAGAAATTCACAAAAGTGCAATATTCGGTTTGTGATTTTACTATTATCATTTGAACATATTTGAATACCATGGAAACGTTATAGTCATTTAATGCTCTTTACTGTTTTGCTTACAAAATAGTTGTTTTCCATCCTAAAAGAACTCTTTCAGATCGACCAACTTTTTCCACATGACTGATGTTCAACGATCAACTTGTAGTTTCCATGGCAGCCAGTGGTTGCCATGGTCGTGTGTGTGAGCAGTAATCATGGGCTGCTAATGGTGTATTAAAGGACTGATTTCTATTAGGGGAAAGCTCGAGCAGAAAATAGTTCAgcaaatacatactgtatatagccCACTGCTTGCTGCGTACTTGTTGACATAATGtgttagacattaaaaaaaaatacttgttgcataatgtcttttattttggttctgtttatttggtcatttattttttGGGCTTTTTGTCTCTTTATTTGACAGATGGTACATTGaaggttttctttctttcattctttaaaaaataaaggttctttttttggcatctgtggttccattaagatgaaaatgttttttgcacTAGGAAAACTgttgactgaaaggttcttttgtgGAGccagaatggttcttctatggctttgctatgaaaacccccttttggatcCCTTGTTTTTATGAGCCAGTGATTGATCTTTGATCAGAGTAGAGGGAGATAATGGAAAGCTGTAGTGACGTGACAGAGGAGGCTGATCCAGACCCCATTGCAGAGCCTCTCAGTAACACAATGCAATTATTCTGAATTCGTAGTTGACTGTGAATGGTGGAGGGTGGATGTCAATAACATCAAACGTCATGGTTTTTTGAGTGTCTTTTAACTGAACATCATGACATCAAACCTGTGCCATCGGAGCCATGTTAACAGTCAGAAATCTATCTCCaatctgtgtttttgtcttatcctaaATTACTACAGTACACACctaagtgtttatattcagactattgTAAATCTGTACCTGTGTGACTCAtccataaacagagagaagttgCAGCGTTCTCAAGCTGCAATGTTCTTCtgcagttttgtttattaaccgctagagcgccaaaaGTTGCATAATGTACCTTTAATTTTTCCTCTGTTTGTCACACAAAACTATTGGtctattattatgatttattgtgtttagttaattcttcttttgtgtttaatgaatgaaataacaacatacaggtttggagggAGAGACTCTTCATTCGGATTGGTTCCTTTTCCTATAGTGTTGCATTTGCACCACTTCAAGCAGTGCGGTCGATTAACAGAGACAGACCCCCTATGGTGCATTTCTCCACTCTGTGCCCTTTAAAATTTGATCTGGTCTTAGGACGTGGCTGCTGCCCTTCCTTTTAATAATGGCACATGTGAAGAGGAGACTTAAGCACTGAAGAGAAAAGCATAAAAGATGAACAGATGTCTGCATTTTAAACAGAGTCTGTACATCTCTAAAGCTTGTGCGGGTTGAAATGGGATATGACAATACAGTTCAGAGCATTCTTTAAAATGCCAACAAGATATCATCTGGTGTGCATTGTGCGTGTTTGTTTGGGTCTATTGAGGTATCTTCTGACATTTTGTACTGTCACTCATAGACACTCAAACCTAGTAGTGggcatgtttgtttgtataattgCACTTGTTTTGGGGACTGAATCATTGTATTAGATAATTCTGCATTCACAACACTAGCTAGGTTTCCAAAAAGTTGTGAATTCTTCACTGATTCCATCCCATGTGTTTAAGAGAATAAAATCGTCACTTCTTAGGAAACTGGTGAAAAGTATTAAATGCGTGTCTCTTTTTTTCCTACATGCACCTCAGAGCGTGCAGACGAAGTGCAATAACAAACGCTGTCATGTTATCTTGTGTTCAGTTGCCTGATGTTTGGGAACACAGTCGTGTGAGACAGTTAGGGGCTGTGATAATACCAAATAATTTTGATGAAGGACTTTGGCTCAGgcatttcaaaattattaaataacatttgggATGGTGTGCAATGAGATCGGTGTGCTAGTTCAGTTATCCAATCACAAGGtcatttatttggtaaatgtgtttttattgtagtttatgcGCATGTCTTGTTattggattaaaaatatatatattcagcttaATTGAGTGCATAAGCTTTTTATGCTCATCTTGGCACTTCCATCCAGTGCTTTTTATGCAATATCCCAAAATTTGCATCAAAATAGGTAAATGGAAGAATAGCTATTGTcactaatttcattcattcactttaaGAACCCTTCAAATAAAACCATCTACTTGAAAACATctactaatgaaataaaatgctatttgtgTATCcacaaatttcattttaatattaatttttagtaattatgttatgtacttttgtcatgtttattagtttttaacttattactatttaaattgaatttttatttcagtttaagtgtacattttcattttgtaattgtaatgtttaaacttcaacagcatttctaatttcaactttttattttatttcagctttatttcaattagcaaaaacatttttaatagtttaagtttctttttaacaataacaaccctgtccagatggtgtagttatAATATCTGCCAGCAAAACTGTCAGGAAGTGGTCCATGCTGACCTTGACCccttgcacatacagtatatatattgaatttcaattaaaaacaccCCTTGACGTCCTCTGATCGTGTGGTTCATTATCccctctctttcattctctcccTAGGTACTGTCACTCGGAGCAGATGTGCTTCCTGAGTACAAGCTTCAAGCTCCACGCATCCACAAGTGGACCATCCTCCACTACAGCCCGTTCAAGGCAGTATGGGACTGGATCATCCTGCTCCTGGTGCTCTACACGGCTGTCTTCACGCCCTACTCGGCCGCCTTCCTCCTCAATGAGCAGGAGGACGAGAGGAGGCGCACCTGCGGCTACACCTGCAACCCCCTCAACGTAGTGGACCTGGTGGTGGATGTCATGTTCATAATCGACATCCTCATCAATTTCAGGACCACTTATGTCAACCACAACGACGAGGTGGTCAGCAATCCCACTCGCATCGCTCAGCACTACTTCAAGGGCTGGTTCCTCATAGACATTGTGGCTGCCATTCCCTTCGACCTGCTCATTTTCAGATCAGGTTCAGATGAGGTGAGGGTTGTGACATGCTAGCTAGGTGGTATATTAATCAATGTTATGTTTCAAATGCACAGCTAGAACAGAGCGTACAATGGTTCAACTTTCTAAATTTAGAAGAACCATTTAGAATAGTCCATGAATCATCTGAAATATTGATCGCAGCGTAATAATGTTGATTGCGCTTGTTATTCTGAACGCTCTATCGACCTGTAGATATTGCATTACTGATGATGTATACAGTAAAGGTGAAGGTCACTTCCACAAAAATAGGGCTGGTgccattttaaatattatcataCAATGGTTCTTACTACTTAACAAGTACAGGAGTATGGGATTTGAAATCTGCCATTTTATCTCATGAAAAACAGTCTGATTAtggtcatttatttttcttttatatagtgtataattaagtgtataattatataatatatcaagAGAACAGTTTAGAAGTTAACATACTGGAAGCATATATATCTTTTTTCCATGAAACAGAAAaggtaaaattttaaataacaccTTAATCACTTTTTCCATAAAAAGAAAgtgaagaaaaattacaaaaaagcatCTTGAAAGTATATTCTGACTCGTGAACTTAATTATAagtcttcttaaagggatagttcacctgttaatgaaaattctgcaatcatttactcaccttcaagctgttttaaacctatatgagtttctttcttctgtggaaaataaaagaagatattttgaagaatagaaTGAagaaacagttgatggtccccactgactttcatagtataggagaaaaaaatactttggaagTCAGTCAGGACCATTGATTtgttttggttaccagcattcctCAAAATGTCTTATAATTAAATCATCACAATACATAAATACTAaaagaacatgacaaataaatgattacagaattttttgGGGGTGTGCTGTTCCTTTAAACCATATGATAGATTTGTATGAGGAACAAATCAAAATTTAAGTCTTGAATCTCTAAGTTTGTGAACAAATTGTTCTTTGCAGTCgaatctttttaaatgaaaacacaacactggtctgaatgatttgttcttGAATCATACTGATTCATTCTTTAATTCAACTTACTGACTCGATAACTTCAGTTCACTAGAGGAAAAATGAGTGGTGAATAGTGATTTGTTCCTCACATAAAGCCATGCAATCACTTCAGCAGTCTATTTAACAtgactttttgatgttttttaagttTGACAGCTCAAGTCCTTGTTAAGTTTTATTACGTGTATAGAAGGTGGAAGAGCTTCTCCAGAGATTCCCTTTTGTGTGCCTTTGGAGGAGGTCATAAATATCATTCTGTTGCAATCATGCAAACTAATGTATCCTCTCAAACTCGTCCTTCCAGCCTCAAACCACGACTTTGATTGGTCTTCTGAAGACTGCGCGGCTGCTGCGATTGGTGCGAGTAGCGAGGAAACTGGACCGATACTCTGAGTACGGCGCAGCAGTGCTCTTCCTCCTCATGTGCACTTTTGCCCTCATCGCTCACTGGCTGGCATGCATCTGGTATGCCATTGGCAACGTGGAGCGCACCAGCTCTGCCCGTATTGGAGGCATGAAGATCGGCTGGCTGGACAACCTGGCTGACCAGATTGGCAAACGTTACAATGACAGCGATTCCTTCTCCGGCCCTTCTATCAAGGATAAATATGTAACTGCACTGTACTTCACCTTCAGTAGTTTGACCAGCGTGGGATTCGGAAACGTCTCTCCCAACACCAACCCTGAGAAGATCTTTTCCATTTGTGTCATGCTCATTGGCTGTAAGTGCACTACATTCATTATCTATATTAGGCATGACAACTAAGGCTTCACTGGGAGCTTCAACAACTTAGACATTAATATACATTAACATACAAAGGTCTGGGGTCATTAAGATTGAAAGAGTGACTTaggtttagtaaaaaaaataaaaataataataatttcattttaattttcatattttctcagCTACTATTGAcatatactactgtttaaaagtttggagtcaggttttgttttgtagttttggtaatagaaattattatttaattcaccAAGGGCAcatgaaattaatcaaaagtgacagtaaagtcctttctaatattaaaaaaaaaatgatatttcaaataaattcttttgaacttcatattcatcaaagaatcttgaaaaacaaGTCTTCaactgataataatgagaaatgtttcttaaactgcatatatatattataaatgtattataaatgtaatttaaaaaaaatcttttgttagCACCATGCTCTTGGCTGCTGATAATCTTTGTTCTTCTTTATTTCCAGCCCTGATGTATGCCAGTATCTTTGGCAATGTGTCAGCTATGTACTCGGGAACTATTCCAAACGGGAACAGCTCGCTATCACACTCAGATGCTGCGTGTGAAAGAGTTCATCAGGTTCCATCAGATCCCAGGAGGCCTTCGACAAAGACTAGAAGAGTACTTCCAGCACGCCTGGTCCTACACTAACGGCATTGACATGAACGCTGTgagttacaaacacacacataaactctaAATATACCTGAAGTAATACATGTacttttatatatagataaaaattgATTGCCTGAATGCACCCTAAATAACTTTCAAAAAAAGCTTATACTAAATCCATAAACCTAATATGtgttataaattatatactgCCCTGCATAATGTTCAAAGTATGGTGAGAGGGCTTCCGGACCCCTCATATGTGTTATAAAGCACCCACAAGAATaaatcgtttaaaaaaaaaattatttatgttttgatatatactTTTGAACCCTTAGTCAATTTATGGAGTTtaattcaaatatgaaaaatagtGTACATCTGTTACGTTGCATAATGTTGTCGTTTTCTCATATGTCCTGCTACAGGTGTTGAAGGGTTTTCCGGAGTGTCTGCAGGCTGACATCTGTCTGCATCTGAACCGCAGTCTGCTGCAGAACTGTAAGGCATTCCGGGGGGCGAGCAAGGGCTGTCTGCGGGCTCTGGCCATGCGCTTTAAGACCACTCATGCCCCACCCGGTGACACTCTGGTGCACAGTGGAGACGTATTAACTGCACTGTACTTCATCTCCCGCGGCTCCATAGAGATCCTCAGAGAGGATGTGGTCGTGGCCATTTTAGGTTCGACTACTTTCTAGTTTTATATTTGGATTTTCTTTATTTCAACCCACTCCAGCTTGAAAACTAGAACTTGCTGCCTTAACTTTAGTaaaggcaaaaatatttttttagtgatTTGAGCTtgatacttttaatttatttattgtttttctcagAAAGCTGATGTAACTGTATAttgctttttttctccatttatttcagcttatgaaataaatgtatttattaagatttttttgtgtatttgaaatgAGTTTCTTATACTCAGCAAGTCTGCCTTTGTTTTGCCCAAAAAATCCAGTAAATCAGTAATATGGTCATATATTGTAATTGACGCTGGAACAGCTTTCTATTTTAAATCCCatttataaaatctaattcatCAGTATCatgtttcttcagaaatcattctaatatgctgatttggtgctcaagaaacatttcttactattatcaatgttaaaaacagttgtgctgcttagtatttttgtggaaactgtcttttgtttgtaatatactttgatgaatagaaaattaaaatcagcagcatttatttcaaatagaaatgatCTGTATTATTATCTGAATTATAAAGGGCTTcctagtcacttttgatcagtttaatgcatccatgctaaataaaagtattaataatttgacaccaaacgtttgaatggtagtgtacgtATTCCAGTTAAATTTACAAACACATTGCcttataaaagttaaaacaatGACTGGAGATTAATATTCTGAACTAAAAGGATCGTATCATAGAGGatcatgctgctgctgctcctgaCTGTTTTCTAGGGTGGTCCATCCCGTCAGCAGTGTAGGGTCCCAAAAAAACTGTAGCCACACTAAAGTGCAGCTTTATAGTGCCCCTTAGTGGTTGAACTCTTTTGAATGTTGTATTAAAACTCAGCAAGTCTATTTGGCACCCAAATgtgatgctgttctttctataTTTCTCCTCTAATTATTCCTCCTCCTGCCTCTCTTTCTGTTTCCACTGTAGGTAAGAATGATATTTTTGGGGAGCACATCAGTCTATATGCCAGGCCGGGGAAATCAAGTGCGGACGTGAGGGCTCTGACGTACTGTGACCTGCACAAGATCCTCAGAGACGACCTGCTGGAAGTGTTGGACATGTACCCCGATTTCTCCGACAGCTTCTGGAGTAACCTAGAGATCACATTCAACCTTCGAGATGTAAGCCACTCAAACTCACACAATACAGaggaaataaatgtgtgttttggacaATAGCGAGTTATTATTTGTGTTTCCTGTAATTATGTGAGTTACTGAAGCTTGTGTGTATCAGGCAGACAGAATCATGCATGCAACCCCAAGCGAGGACTCAGACTGTGGGTACCGTCGACCCAGACATCGGAGGAACCCCTTACAGCGAAATCGACCTGGTAAGTGTGCTAATCTAGTCCAGGAGGGACACAAAAATGATACAACATACTATTCTGATCTCTCTTCTCTCTTAAATCACTAAGATGGGATGGACCGAGATGGGATGGACACATACCCAGTCCAGTCCTGTTCGCCTGTGGGCAACCACCGAGGGGCAATACCGCTCTCTCGCTGGGATCAGTTATGCAGCAATACCAGTGCTGCTTCCTTGTCCAGTGAAGAGGACATGAAGCCCCTGGTATCTGGCCGAGGGGAAATGTACTCGTCAGGGACAGAGATGCAAGAATACTCACCTTCTGCATTCAGCCTCATGCCCCCCAGCAACAGCACAGCTTCTGCCATGGGAGGACCACTGGGAGGGTCACATCCGTACACAGGTAGCAGGATTAGGTTCGATGTCTCCTAAATCATAGTAGGCTGAAGATATTATCAGCCAAAGTTCATGAAAAATATGCACCTGTGGGGGCCGTTTTGCAAAAAGGGTTTTGGAGCAGTTCAAAAGTGAAATGTctagtgagtggtgctaaaaagCGTGTTTAATTTTCTCAGATCAGATAAacgtaaatgtgtaaataatatcTGTTCTTTACATTTACGTTCATGCATGTATTGCATCagtttggaaataaaatgtctggtgagtggtgctaaaatgtTAATGCTCTATCACATTCAAAAAAATATGGTACAATCCATAGATATGTAGGCAGTTGCCTGTGTGTCTGCAGTAGTTATATGCATGTACATATCTATATTTGCAATAAACGGATAAGATGATTTCGCTTAACTAACACAGTTCAACAAGAAGAAGGCATTAGCTTAAAAGTCACTATAgtttaaaaacctgtaatattgagttaattcatattaaaaacacaaattgacACATTCTTACCTGTTAAAGTTTGTCTAATTTCTCCAATTTTGGTGGTTTTTGCAACCAGAGGCTGCGCAATGTGGTGGCATCCTGAAAaaactcattgatttttattgtgagtgatGACACATTGACTGTTCCAAGATGGTGGACGCGTCGATGTGTCAGGAATGATCAGAAGTGActtctacctatacatatctgtGTTCCCCCTATGATAAACCAAGCCCTAGACTCAAACGATGGTGTTAAAGAAAATTTTTTGCTACAGCATTTGCGCCATTTCACTGTATTTCTACATAgctttgaacttttttttgtcaaactgtGTTTCATGAAACTTGTACCCAAGCTTTCCGCATTGCAATTGCAGCATTGTACCAGGTGCGCTAACGAGCAAGTTTACTTTGTCAGAAAAACTGGGTATGTagtgcaaatattaaaatattttacaaatcatgcactataagTGGTTTACAGCTGATATCATAGTATAGTGCAAGGAACCATTTTCACATTCattaattgataatctgcccttttaattaaaatttgtatgaaaataaataaagattgttggtgttttactgccacaagtgttcatttcaactggaacgGCAGCAAATTGTAtgtacatttttggagttttaaACATGTAGAAATGTAGGTCTGTAGTTTTTTCCCATGTGAACCTGGGTTGCATAATATTCCATAACAATGACGTGTAGGAAAGGGGCGAAGTTTAGTCAAGTATATTAAATGATTGAAAAAGTTCAGCATACGTCTCCAGAGAGAATTCAGTCATTTCACCGGaagatccagttatgacattttgattgaaaatggcaatgtcaaaaaataattattcatataaacATAAGATCTAagacatgcatttaaaaagtagacaggatgaattttaatttcatgccaactttaaaagTTTGCAATTTACCATAGCCAGCCAGtatgtacattttgtaattgGTAGAAGTATGCAAATTGGTGTTTAgctactgtttatttttttatctgcaaatttatgatattttataatcattttagtCTTCTCCATCTTTAACTTGTCTGTTACTCTGTGTCTTTCTGTTCCTCTTGATCTTTCCACTCATTCTTGATCCATACAGCGGCTTCTCTGAACGTGTCAGGGTTATACGGCTATTTGCCCGACCGCAGGGCCAGTCAGTACTCAGAGAGCCAGAGACGTTCCTCTGCAGTGCAGGCCTGCTACCACCATCACAGCCCCTGTGTTGAGGACAGACCGAGTCAGCTGCAGGCGCGTCTGGAGCTGCTGCAGGCGCAACTCAACAGGTCCGATATCCAGAGGataaaaaaacaagcttttaatGAAGAAGTCTGCATTTGTCTTACAACTCcacttttcattctctctctctcttaactgGAGACCAGGATGACAGCTGATATAAATGTGATCCTGCAGTTGCTGCAAAGGCAGATGGCACCTGTCCCCCCTGCCTACAGCGCTGTTTCCCCTGAACTGCTGGCCCACCCCCGTCATCCCACCAGCCTGTACACCTCAGCAGCGCACAGCACTATGCCATCTTTACAGATCAATGACAGTTCATCAACTGAAAAGGTAGGTTATATAGGCTATAATATGGTTAGACACACcttttgcaatatcaagcagcaaaacaagttGTTTCGGACAGCTAAAATTAGCTGGAagcagatgagaccggaagccagataCATTCAATTTACAAATTCTGTGTCTTCTCTCACGGGAAAAATAGGGTGGATAATGAGGACAAAACAGACCACTcctataaaaatgaatgtatttccATCTCTTTTTCAGGCTAAGATAATTGttactataaactataaaaaatgttttaaaaatttgcttttaaattgttatttgtactaaagctaaaataaattattaaaatatatatatattaataaaactaaattataaaccTGAAGGCTAACTTGATTAACTtggaaatatttcttatatttctatttctataccacatatttctattctattttttttttttcatttttcataaaactacatatatacagcaggtaaaataaatattgaacacgtcaccatttttctcagtaaatatatatcTAAAGGTGATGTTGagatgaaattttcaccagatgtcggtaacaacccaagtaacccatacatacaaagaaaacaaaacaagtaagtTCAGAAATTGAGTTCTGTGTAATATAGTGATTGTCACCAACTAAGATACTCGTCACAGTTAGTCTGATCTCTGTGTTCTTACAGCAGTCTAGAGGAATCTTTGTAGTGAACTTGTTGCATGTCATGCATATTGAACCAGACCTGTTTTATCCACAGAGCCCTGACTTGGACAGCTTCAAAGAGAAGTCTCCAGACTCTTTGTCTAGTGGGATCCATCTAACAGTTGCCTCCAATGACACCATGTCCATGTCCCCAGAGACAGAGCTGGTTGTGCCCACAGGACTGAATCCCCCCGGAGAACCTCATCTACAGCCCCCTGGACTGCTGTGTAGAAGCCTGCGCTTCCCTTCGCTCCCGGACAGTCTGGAGAGTCCGAGCACGCTGGAGGGATCACCAGAAATCCAGAGGCACGTGTCCGATCCAGTCTTACCTGGAAGCTAGAGGCCAAAAACAGACTACTCTCCGTTCCGAGACGCATATGTGCTTTCCCTTTTCAAACAGCTCAATATTGCACTTTtgcaataaaatgtattcatgttaCTTAGTTAAAAGGGCGTCCAGTAGAGAAAGCGGTGACTGTAGATTTCTCTGAATCTCTGAGGTGTTTTGTCTCATATCCCTTCTCATTCAGAGCAGGATTTTTCCTCTGATGCGAGAGTATTTGGTAACACCTCTC
Protein-coding regions in this window:
- the LOC109111839 gene encoding LOW QUALITY PROTEIN: potassium voltage-gated channel subfamily H member 6-like (The sequence of the model RefSeq protein was modified relative to this genomic sequence to represent the inferred CDS: deleted 1 base in 1 codon), with protein sequence MPVRRGHVALQNTYLDTIIRKFDGQNRKFLIANAQMKNCGIIYCNEGFCQMFGFSRAEIMQQSCMCQFLVGPGTMKGALAQLAQALLGSEERKVEILYYSKEGTCRPCLVDVVPVKNEEGVVIMFILNFQELLDPSTKKGGIKQRMTHSWLQAGQKRKMRLRMPSLRVKRQPSLPTDHFEGVVVDYLQPSHEEVALKDLQMSPDSCLKSETQALIQQTPSTCSFSSPLTRPSDRLEPSGPPLKHSHSRESVRSLRRASSLHDIDGMRDQWSDLKPSNLNSTSDSDLMRHRIPQVTISFGSDRLRPPSPTEIEIIAPSKIKDRTQNVSEKVTQVTQVLSLGADVLPEYKLQAPRIHKWTILHYSPFKAVWDWIILLLVLYTAVFTPYSAAFLLNEQEDERRRTCGYTCNPLNVVDLVVDVMFIIDILINFRTTYVNHNDEVVSNPTRIAQHYFKGWFLIDIVAAIPFDLLIFRSGSDEPQTTTLIGLLKTARLLRLVRVARKLDRYSEYGAAVLFLLMCTFALIAHWLACIWYAIGNVERTSSARIGGMKIGWLDNLADQIGKRYNDSDSFSGPSIKDKYVTALYFTFSSLTSVGFGNVSPNTNPEKIFSICVMLIGSLMYASIFGNVSAMYSGTIPNGNARYHTQMLRVKEFIRFHQIPGGLRQRLEEYFQHAWSYTNGIDMNAVLKGFPECLQADICLHLNRSLLQNCKAFRGASKGCLRALAMRFKTTHAPPGDTLVHSGDVLTALYFISRGSIEILREDVVVAILGKNDIFGEHISLYARPGKSSADVRALTYCDLHKILRDDLLEVLDMYPDFSDSFWSNLEITFNLRDADRIMHATPSEDSDCGYRRPRHRRNPLQRNRPDGMDRDGMDTYPVQSCSPVGNHRGAIPLSRWDQLCSNTSAASLSSEEDMKPLVSGRGEMYSSGTEMQEYSPSAFSLMPPSNSTASAMGGPLGGSHPYTAASLNVSGLYGYLPDRRASQYSESQRRSSAVQACYHHHSPCVEDRPSQLQARLELLQAQLNRLETRMTADINVILQLLQRQMAPVPPAYSAVSPELLAHPRHPTSLYTSAAHSTMPSLQINDSSSTEKSPDLDSFKEKSPDSLSSGIHLTVASNDTMSMSPETELVVPTGLNPPGEPHLQPPGLLCRSLRFPSLPDSLESPSTLEGSPEIQRHVSDPVLPGS